From Haloglomus litoreum, the proteins below share one genomic window:
- a CDS encoding GNAT family N-acetyltransferase, whose translation MGHDDPATTVQELTTDAEWDAAVPLLRQLWSDADPSFVRSWREEDGYHLFGLYVQGPDPATLVGVVGVSVQRVLHHRRHAWVHDLVVDEPRRSEGFGAELLAFVERWATERDCEYVALANHRDNEAALRFYEDAGMERWGYVIEREC comes from the coding sequence ATGGGCCACGACGACCCGGCCACGACCGTCCAGGAGCTGACCACCGACGCCGAGTGGGACGCCGCCGTCCCGTTGCTCCGGCAGCTCTGGAGTGACGCCGACCCCTCGTTCGTCCGCTCCTGGCGCGAGGAGGACGGCTACCACCTGTTCGGGCTGTACGTCCAGGGTCCCGACCCGGCGACACTCGTCGGCGTCGTCGGGGTCTCCGTCCAGCGCGTCCTCCACCACCGGCGCCACGCCTGGGTCCACGACCTCGTGGTCGACGAGCCCCGGCGCTCGGAGGGGTTCGGCGCCGAGTTGCTGGCGTTCGTCGAGCGCTGGGCGACGGAGCGCGACTGCGAGTACGTCGCGCTCGCCAACCACCGCGACAACGAGGCCGCGCTCCGGTTCTACGAGGACGCCGGGATGGAGCGGTGGGGCTACGTGATCGAACGCGAGTGCTGA
- the mutS gene encoding DNA mismatch repair protein MutS gives MDPEELTPMLSQYYELCARYQDSLVLFQVGDFYETFCAAAETTARLCEITLTKREDSTGRYPMAGIPIDNAESYIETLLDAGYRVAVADQVEDPEEASGCVERAVTRVVTPGTLTETELLRGADNNFVAALAVGEADEGVTGGRTYGLALLDVSTGDFYATGLRSLDAVADEAGRFVPSEVVVGPAVEEDDVREAFPAEAMVTRYDPVAFEPEVARERVGTYFAAESDSLASEAETRACGALLAYAEYTRGGYQEGAGAVDDGEVDETGLDPSEVPPEPRLDYLNHLTRYDPREYMLLDAVAVRSLELFEPRHVHGAAGTALADVLDETASALGRRELTDWLRRPLLDTERIEARQDAVAEFLTDVRTRERLHDRLADVYDIERLVARVSRGRANARDLRSLHDTLAVVPDLREALADADCEPVRRLRDRLDPVADVREAIDAAVRGDPPPELTEGGVIREGYDDRLDELRGTEREGKRWIDDLEATERERTGVDSLKVGHNQVHGYYIEVTKANLDAVPEEYQRRQTLKNSERFVTPELKEREDEILRAEDRADDLEYELFRELRDEVAAEAERIQGLASALADLDALVALATVAAEHGYSRPEVGADRFEVEAGRHPVVERAEERFVPNGADLDPGTVAVITGPNMSGKSTYMRQVALISVLAQVGSFVPARAARLPVVDRVFTRVGASDDIAGGRSTFMVEMTEVADILRAATPRSLVLLDEVGRGTSTADGFALARAVTEYLHDEVGATVLFATHHHDLTDLAATLPDAVNRHFPATERDGEVVFRHDLQPGASTASYGVEVADAAGVPDTVVARARELLARETGGDGGADGGSGSRAASEGAASGGDGVSSADGSVSGGTAGADAPGAVSVSGDGGHDIDRLVAELDAVDLGNTTPLEALNRLSELKRLLDESG, from the coding sequence ATGGACCCCGAGGAACTGACGCCGATGCTGAGCCAGTACTACGAGCTGTGCGCCCGCTACCAGGACTCGCTCGTGCTGTTCCAGGTGGGCGACTTCTACGAGACGTTCTGTGCCGCCGCGGAGACGACCGCGCGGCTCTGCGAGATCACGCTGACCAAGCGCGAGGACTCGACCGGCCGGTACCCGATGGCCGGCATCCCCATCGACAACGCCGAGAGCTACATCGAGACGCTGCTGGACGCGGGCTACCGGGTCGCCGTGGCCGACCAGGTCGAGGACCCCGAGGAGGCGTCGGGCTGTGTCGAACGCGCGGTCACGCGGGTGGTGACGCCGGGCACGCTCACCGAGACGGAACTGCTGCGCGGCGCGGACAACAACTTCGTCGCGGCGCTCGCTGTCGGCGAGGCCGACGAGGGCGTGACCGGTGGACGCACGTACGGGCTCGCGCTGCTGGACGTGTCGACGGGTGACTTCTACGCGACCGGCCTCCGGAGCCTCGACGCCGTCGCGGACGAGGCCGGCCGGTTCGTCCCCAGCGAGGTGGTAGTCGGGCCGGCGGTCGAGGAGGACGACGTGCGCGAGGCGTTTCCCGCCGAGGCGATGGTGACGCGCTACGACCCGGTCGCGTTCGAGCCCGAGGTCGCCCGCGAGCGCGTCGGGACGTACTTCGCCGCGGAGAGTGATTCCCTCGCGAGCGAAGCCGAGACCCGCGCGTGCGGCGCGCTCCTCGCCTACGCCGAGTACACGCGCGGCGGCTACCAGGAGGGCGCCGGCGCCGTCGACGACGGTGAGGTCGACGAGACGGGCCTCGACCCCTCGGAGGTCCCCCCCGAGCCACGGCTGGACTACCTCAACCACCTCACCCGCTACGACCCCCGCGAGTACATGCTGCTGGACGCGGTCGCCGTGCGCTCCCTCGAACTGTTCGAGCCACGGCACGTCCACGGCGCGGCGGGCACGGCGCTGGCGGACGTGCTGGACGAGACGGCCTCCGCCCTCGGACGGCGCGAACTCACGGACTGGCTCCGGCGGCCGCTCCTCGACACCGAACGCATCGAGGCCCGGCAGGACGCCGTCGCGGAGTTTCTGACCGACGTCCGCACGCGCGAGCGCCTGCACGACCGGCTGGCCGACGTCTACGACATCGAGCGGCTCGTCGCCCGCGTCTCGCGTGGCCGGGCGAACGCCCGCGACCTCCGCTCGCTCCACGACACGCTCGCGGTCGTGCCGGACCTGCGCGAGGCGCTCGCGGACGCCGACTGCGAGCCCGTCCGGCGGCTCCGCGACCGCCTCGACCCCGTGGCCGACGTGCGCGAGGCCATCGACGCCGCCGTCCGGGGGGACCCGCCGCCGGAACTGACGGAGGGCGGCGTCATCCGCGAGGGGTACGACGACCGTCTCGACGAGCTACGCGGGACCGAGCGCGAGGGCAAGCGGTGGATCGACGACCTCGAGGCGACCGAGCGCGAGCGGACGGGCGTCGACTCGCTGAAGGTCGGGCACAACCAGGTCCACGGCTACTACATCGAGGTGACGAAGGCCAATCTGGACGCCGTGCCCGAGGAGTACCAGCGCCGGCAGACGCTGAAGAACAGCGAACGGTTCGTCACGCCCGAGCTGAAGGAGCGCGAGGACGAGATCCTCCGCGCCGAGGACCGCGCCGACGACCTGGAGTACGAGCTGTTCCGCGAGCTGCGCGACGAGGTGGCCGCCGAGGCCGAGCGCATCCAGGGGCTCGCGTCGGCGCTGGCCGACCTCGATGCGCTCGTGGCGCTGGCGACCGTCGCCGCCGAACACGGGTACTCGCGGCCGGAGGTCGGGGCCGACCGCTTCGAGGTCGAGGCCGGGCGCCACCCCGTCGTCGAGCGTGCCGAGGAGCGGTTCGTCCCGAACGGGGCCGACCTCGACCCCGGCACGGTCGCGGTCATCACGGGGCCGAACATGAGCGGCAAGTCGACGTACATGCGCCAGGTCGCGCTCATCTCGGTGCTGGCGCAGGTCGGGTCGTTCGTGCCCGCGCGGGCGGCGCGCCTGCCCGTCGTGGACCGCGTGTTCACCCGCGTCGGCGCCAGCGACGACATCGCGGGCGGGCGCTCGACGTTCATGGTCGAGATGACCGAGGTCGCGGACATCCTCCGCGCCGCCACGCCCCGCTCGCTCGTCCTGCTGGACGAGGTCGGCCGCGGGACCTCGACCGCCGACGGCTTCGCCCTCGCCCGCGCCGTCACGGAGTACCTCCACGACGAGGTGGGCGCGACGGTCCTGTTCGCGACCCACCACCACGACCTGACCGACCTCGCCGCGACGTTGCCCGACGCGGTCAACCGCCACTTCCCGGCCACCGAGCGCGACGGCGAGGTCGTCTTCCGCCACGACCTCCAGCCCGGTGCCTCGACCGCCTCCTACGGCGTCGAGGTGGCCGACGCCGCCGGGGTGCCCGATACGGTGGTCGCGCGCGCACGGGAACTGCTGGCACGGGAGACTGGCGGTGACGGCGGGGCTGACGGCGGCTCCGGGTCGCGAGCGGCGTCGGAGGGGGCGGCTTCGGGTGGAGACGGGGTGTCGTCAGCCGACGGCAGCGTTTCGGGTGGAACCGCCGGCGCGGACGCCCCCGGCGCCGTCTCCGTGTCCGGCGACGGCGGGCACGACATCGACCGGCTGGTCGCCGAACTGGACGCGGTCGACCTCGGCAACACGACGCCGCTGGAGGCGCTGAACCGACTGTCCGAGCTGAAACGACTGCTGGACGAGTCGGGATAA
- a CDS encoding helix-turn-helix domain-containing protein: MSLIAEISLCSPLMEETAGALPGTTFRMEDLQLVADGPAKYLFWAEGGSLDRLDEVLTHDPTVASFTCLTALSDRRLYRVSFTGAMKERMTYLDAAANDIVYLEMRSTHERTRIRARVPTREALREYVDTCHGKGIELQIESLYRPDEEGHNPRFGLTEPQREALVAAYEAGYFDSDRRATLADIAEDLGISRQALAGRLRRGHRQLVGATLG, from the coding sequence ATGAGCCTCATCGCGGAGATCTCGCTGTGCTCCCCCCTCATGGAGGAGACCGCGGGGGCACTGCCGGGGACGACGTTCCGGATGGAGGACCTGCAGCTGGTCGCGGACGGGCCCGCGAAGTACCTGTTCTGGGCCGAGGGCGGGTCGCTCGACCGGCTCGACGAGGTCCTGACCCACGACCCGACGGTGGCCTCGTTCACCTGCCTGACGGCGCTGTCGGACCGCCGGCTCTACCGGGTGAGCTTCACCGGCGCGATGAAGGAGCGGATGACCTACCTCGACGCCGCCGCCAACGACATCGTCTACCTGGAGATGCGCTCGACCCACGAGCGGACCCGCATCCGGGCCCGCGTGCCGACCCGCGAGGCGCTACGGGAGTACGTCGACACCTGCCACGGGAAGGGCATCGAGCTCCAGATCGAGAGCCTCTACCGGCCCGACGAGGAGGGGCACAACCCACGGTTCGGCCTGACGGAGCCACAGCGCGAGGCGCTCGTCGCCGCCTACGAGGCGGGCTACTTCGACAGCGATCGGAGGGCGACACTGGCCGACATCGCCGAGGACCTCGGCATCTCCCGGCAGGCGCTCGCCGGCCGGCTCCGGCGCGGGCACCGACAGCTCGTGGGCGCGACGCTGGGCTGA
- a CDS encoding ABC transporter substrate-binding protein produces MRVVSLLPSATEIVYALGVEPVGVSHECDHPPEAADLPSVVETHVDPDASSAEIDEQVAQAERAGGVYELDLETLERLDPDVVVSQGICDVCAVDRVLVREAVDELGLDCEVVTTDPHSLDDVLDDIERIGAALGREPQAADLVVDLRERAERVRARTTDIPGPERPRVAVLDWLDPVMVAGHWMPELVEWAGGEYGMAEHGAESRPREWTAVREYDPEVLVAAPCGFELDQTFDNLDDLTGREGFADLTAVRGERAYAMDGHHLVNRPGPRLVDTLEYLAWVVHPDRFEEPPADAVRPLARTVA; encoded by the coding sequence ATGCGCGTCGTCTCGCTCCTGCCGTCCGCGACGGAGATCGTCTACGCCCTCGGCGTCGAGCCGGTGGGCGTCTCCCACGAGTGCGACCACCCGCCCGAGGCGGCCGACTTGCCCAGCGTCGTCGAGACGCACGTCGATCCCGACGCGTCGAGTGCCGAGATCGACGAGCAGGTCGCGCAGGCCGAGCGGGCCGGCGGCGTCTACGAACTCGACCTGGAGACCCTGGAGCGGCTGGACCCGGACGTCGTGGTCTCGCAGGGTATCTGCGACGTCTGTGCGGTCGACCGCGTGCTCGTGCGCGAGGCCGTCGACGAGCTCGGACTCGACTGCGAGGTCGTCACGACGGACCCGCACTCCCTGGACGACGTTCTCGACGACATCGAGCGCATCGGCGCCGCGCTCGGCCGCGAGCCCCAGGCCGCCGACCTCGTGGTCGACCTGCGCGAGCGCGCAGAGCGCGTGCGCGCACGGACGACCGATATCCCCGGGCCGGAGCGCCCCCGCGTGGCCGTGCTGGACTGGCTCGACCCCGTGATGGTCGCGGGCCACTGGATGCCCGAACTGGTCGAGTGGGCCGGCGGCGAGTACGGCATGGCCGAGCACGGGGCCGAGTCGCGCCCCCGCGAGTGGACCGCCGTCCGCGAGTACGACCCGGAGGTGCTGGTGGCGGCCCCCTGTGGCTTCGAACTCGACCAGACGTTCGACAACCTCGACGACCTCACGGGGCGCGAGGGGTTCGCCGACCTGACCGCCGTCCGCGGGGAGCGGGCGTACGCGATGGACGGCCACCACCTCGTCAACCGGCCGGGTCCTCGACTGGTCGACACGCTGGAGTACCTCGCGTGGGTGGTGCACCCCGACCGGTTCGAGGAGCCGCCCGCCGATGCCGTCCGGCCGCTGGCCCGGACGGTCGCGTAG
- a CDS encoding desampylase, with the protein MLRLSPAVYEDMVAHARGGAPAEVCGILAGTHGDESDARASARATNAADAPRNRYALDPAEQLELMRDLEAGGDAVVGFYHSHPRGPPAPSDVDAHEATWEGYSYVIVSLGRDGPDVRSWRWTGERFEREAVEVGALS; encoded by the coding sequence ATGCTCCGGCTCTCGCCCGCGGTCTACGAGGACATGGTCGCGCACGCACGCGGGGGCGCGCCCGCCGAGGTATGTGGAATCCTCGCGGGCACGCACGGTGACGAGTCGGACGCCCGTGCGTCGGCCCGCGCCACCAACGCGGCCGACGCCCCCCGCAACCGCTACGCGCTCGACCCGGCCGAGCAGCTGGAGCTGATGCGTGACCTGGAGGCGGGCGGTGACGCGGTAGTCGGCTTCTACCACTCCCATCCCCGGGGCCCCCCGGCCCCCAGCGATGTCGACGCCCACGAGGCGACCTGGGAGGGGTACAGCTACGTTATCGTCTCCCTGGGCCGTGACGGGCCCGACGTGCGGTCCTGGCGCTGGACGGGCGAGCGGTTCGAGCGGGAGGCGGTCGAGGTCGGAGCGCTCTCCTGA
- a CDS encoding SDR family oxidoreductase → MNDSRSGGALGGMTALVTGASSGIGRETVRTLARDGADVVLAARRDERLREVADEVTDAHGVTAEVVPTDVTASDQVDALVAAARERLDGLDIVVANAGVAAGSAIETMTDADYRRMMAVNTDGVFYLTRAALPALRESGGHLIYVGSFAGKYPRPYNPVYAATKWWVRGFAKSVSAQVGDDDIGVTIVNPAAVRTEFEVEGTSMAERYDPGEVVEPAEVADAITFAAKQSPSMVHELDLYERDKLTGF, encoded by the coding sequence ATGAACGACAGCAGGAGTGGTGGTGCGCTCGGTGGCATGACGGCGCTCGTGACGGGTGCCTCCTCGGGGATCGGGCGGGAGACGGTCCGCACGCTCGCGCGGGACGGCGCCGACGTGGTGCTCGCGGCCCGCCGGGACGAGCGCCTCCGCGAGGTCGCCGACGAGGTGACCGACGCCCACGGCGTCACGGCCGAGGTAGTCCCGACCGACGTGACGGCGTCCGACCAGGTCGACGCGCTGGTCGCGGCGGCCCGCGAGCGACTGGACGGGCTCGACATCGTGGTCGCGAACGCGGGCGTCGCCGCGGGGTCGGCCATCGAGACGATGACCGACGCGGACTACCGCCGGATGATGGCGGTGAACACGGACGGCGTCTTCTACCTCACCCGCGCGGCGCTGCCCGCGCTCCGCGAGTCCGGCGGCCACCTCATCTACGTCGGCTCGTTCGCCGGCAAGTACCCCCGCCCCTACAACCCGGTCTACGCGGCGACGAAGTGGTGGGTCCGTGGCTTCGCGAAGTCGGTCTCGGCGCAGGTCGGCGACGACGACATCGGCGTGACCATCGTCAACCCGGCCGCGGTCCGGACGGAGTTCGAGGTCGAGGGGACGAGCATGGCCGAGCGCTACGACCCGGGCGAGGTCGTCGAACCGGCGGAGGTGGCCGACGCCATCACGTTCGCCGCGAAGCAGTCACCCTCGATGGTCCACGAACTGGACCTCTACGAACGGGACAAACTGACTGGTTTCTAG
- the ubaA gene encoding SAMP-activating enzyme E1 encodes MSLDLTPEQLDRYSRHVIMDEVGPEGQGRLLDARVLCLGAGGLGSPVIQYLAAAGVGTLGIADDDVVERSNLQRQVVHGDPDVGRPKVESAREFVERQNPDVTVEPHETRVTADNVEDLIAEYDLVVDGSDNFATRYLVNDACTLAGVPFVHGAILRFEGQLTTVDATVPEEGGDNGPCYRCLFPEAPEPGTVPDCATAGVLGVLPGTVGCIMATEAVKLVLDHGETLDGRMLFYDAEDMTFREIAMEPRPGCPVCQPGGIESIHEVEYRDTCSIAAD; translated from the coding sequence ATGTCACTCGACCTCACGCCGGAGCAGCTCGACCGCTACTCCCGGCACGTCATCATGGACGAGGTCGGCCCGGAGGGACAGGGCCGGCTGCTCGACGCCCGCGTCCTCTGTCTCGGTGCCGGCGGCCTCGGGTCGCCGGTCATCCAGTACCTCGCGGCCGCCGGCGTCGGGACACTCGGCATCGCCGACGACGACGTGGTCGAGCGCTCGAACCTCCAGCGCCAGGTCGTCCACGGTGACCCCGACGTGGGCCGCCCGAAGGTCGAGTCGGCCAGGGAGTTCGTCGAACGGCAGAACCCCGACGTCACGGTCGAACCGCACGAGACGCGGGTCACCGCCGACAACGTCGAGGACCTCATCGCCGAGTACGACCTCGTCGTCGACGGCTCGGACAACTTCGCGACCCGCTACCTCGTCAACGACGCCTGCACGCTCGCCGGAGTGCCGTTCGTCCACGGCGCCATCCTCCGGTTCGAGGGGCAGCTGACTACCGTCGACGCCACCGTCCCGGAGGAGGGCGGCGACAACGGCCCCTGCTACCGCTGCCTGTTCCCCGAGGCGCCCGAGCCCGGGACCGTCCCGGACTGTGCGACCGCGGGCGTCCTGGGCGTCCTCCCCGGGACGGTCGGCTGCATCATGGCCACCGAGGCCGTCAAGCTCGTGCTCGACCACGGCGAGACGCTCGACGGCCGGATGCTGTTCTACGACGCCGAGGACATGACCTTCCGCGAGATCGCGATGGAGCCCCGTCCGGGCTGCCCGGTCTGCCAGCCCGGGGGTATCGAGTCCATCCACGAAGTGGAATACCGAGACACCTGTTCGATCGCCGCGGACTGA
- a CDS encoding CRTAC1 family protein codes for MLADRSDLLPDREPMRATGVAVSEFDGAPLVLVAGYGEANRLFRGATGDAAGDGTAGLADVAAELRDATATGGDPYGEAEPVADPAGHAVGVAAADADADGEEEWYVHNAGPFAREVLEPGADGGLGSPEPDQLLDPHGDDGLAGWLDLLADGRNRRGRNLRVGRSVAALDRTGDGTYAFLVTGDASPARLQTVAAGSVTDRAPEVGIDFLGGGRSVVAGPARAVDTAGSAGCRMDLVLGMERGPNLLLRNDGGGFTDFAPELGVSDTHGDARGAALVDLGNALGLALGNDRGRNRLWDLRRGSPAGDVTPEPFAEPGPVRTVLAADLDNDGAQELFVTCHGAPNRLFRRVGPDHRDAAEWERVDPGAAAEPDIPTTGAVAADLDGDGALELFVAHGGPEGEPLSVYGHPDAADGWLRVRPLTRHGAPARGALVTLDLDGGPHREQRRVVDAGSGYLCQGEPVAHFGLGDATPRRVRVHWPDGETATAVESPESDRVLDVPFPG; via the coding sequence GTGCTCGCCGACCGCTCCGACCTGCTGCCCGACCGGGAGCCCATGCGCGCGACCGGCGTCGCCGTCTCCGAGTTCGACGGCGCGCCGCTCGTCCTCGTCGCGGGCTACGGCGAGGCCAACCGGCTGTTCCGGGGCGCCACGGGTGACGCGGCCGGGGACGGCACCGCCGGGCTCGCCGACGTGGCCGCCGAGCTCCGCGACGCCACCGCGACCGGCGGGGACCCGTACGGCGAGGCCGAGCCGGTCGCGGACCCCGCAGGCCACGCGGTCGGGGTCGCCGCGGCCGACGCCGACGCCGACGGCGAGGAGGAGTGGTACGTCCACAACGCCGGCCCGTTCGCCCGCGAGGTCCTCGAACCGGGCGCGGATGGCGGCCTCGGCTCGCCCGAACCCGACCAGCTGCTCGACCCGCACGGCGACGACGGGCTGGCGGGCTGGCTCGACCTGCTGGCCGACGGCCGCAATCGCCGGGGTCGGAACCTCCGGGTCGGGCGCTCGGTCGCGGCGCTGGACCGGACCGGTGACGGCACCTACGCCTTCCTCGTCACCGGCGACGCCTCGCCCGCCCGGCTCCAGACCGTCGCGGCCGGCAGCGTCACGGACCGGGCCCCCGAGGTCGGCATCGACTTCCTCGGGGGTGGCCGGTCCGTGGTGGCGGGCCCAGCGCGCGCCGTGGACACTGCCGGGAGCGCGGGCTGCCGGATGGACCTCGTCCTCGGGATGGAGCGCGGGCCGAACCTCCTGTTGCGCAACGACGGCGGTGGGTTCACCGATTTCGCGCCCGAGCTGGGCGTCTCGGACACGCACGGCGACGCCCGTGGGGCCGCGCTGGTCGACCTCGGGAACGCGCTCGGCCTGGCGCTGGGCAACGACCGCGGACGGAACCGGCTGTGGGACCTCCGGCGTGGGTCGCCGGCCGGCGATGTCACGCCAGAGCCGTTCGCCGAGCCCGGTCCCGTGCGGACCGTCCTCGCGGCTGACCTCGACAACGACGGCGCCCAGGAGCTGTTCGTGACCTGCCACGGTGCGCCCAACCGGCTGTTCCGCCGGGTCGGCCCGGACCACCGCGACGCTGCCGAGTGGGAACGGGTCGACCCCGGTGCGGCGGCCGAACCGGACATCCCGACCACGGGCGCGGTCGCCGCTGACCTCGACGGGGACGGCGCGCTCGAACTGTTCGTCGCGCACGGCGGCCCCGAGGGGGAACCGCTGTCGGTGTACGGCCACCCGGACGCCGCAGACGGCTGGCTCCGGGTCCGACCCCTGACCCGGCACGGCGCGCCCGCTCGCGGCGCGCTCGTCACGCTGGACCTCGACGGCGGCCCCCATCGCGAGCAGCGCCGCGTCGTCGACGCCGGCTCGGGCTACCTCTGCCAGGGGGAGCCGGTCGCGCACTTCGGGCTCGGGGACGCCACTCCACGGCGCGTCCGGGTCCACTGGCCCGACGGCGAGACCGCCACGGCCGTCGAGTCACCGGAGTCGGACCGGGTGCTGGACGTGCCGTTCCCTGGATAG